In Procambarus clarkii isolate CNS0578487 chromosome 60, FALCON_Pclarkii_2.0, whole genome shotgun sequence, one genomic interval encodes:
- the LOC123766926 gene encoding uncharacterized protein, whose protein sequence is MRTISTLTLVLVAASAWAQYHIRRDGTPIIFGGSGDATMAASPGLLVVAPRQEGSPQPPQPAPRPQPQPPVPAQDVLPQRFQLSGEAAPLNPFQASLCDAKKPLVDEVESGRAYHLSWCHDSGRTYTWEQASRYCAALGHGFQALSIETQPEQHFIATIIVKHYVTDIWTSGNKINNRFWVWASGVASTYTNWSLTGRRGVPQPDNTEGNEDCLAVLNNHYNDGVSWHDSSCYRFRRVICEAPQFYKV, encoded by the exons ATG AGAACTATCTCCACCCTGACCCTAGTGCTGGTGGCGGCGTCTGCCTGGGCCCAGTACCACATAAGGCGTGATGGTACACCTATAATATTCGGGGGGTCGGGTGACGCTACCATGGCGGCGTCCCCCGGGCTCCTTGTGGTGGCGCCCCGTCAAGAGGGCTCCCCTCAACCTCCCCAACCTGCTCCTCGGCCCCAACCTCAACCACCGGTACCAGCCCAAGATGTCTTGCCTCAACGGTTCCAGCTTTCCGGAGAGGCTGCTCCACTTAATCCATTCCAGGCTTCCCTCTGTGACGCTAAGAAACCTCTG GTTGACGAGGTAGAGTCCGGGAGGGCGTACCACCTGTCGTGGTGTCACGACTCTGGGCGGACCTACACCTGGGAACAAGCGTCGCGTTACTGTGCTGCTCTGGGCCACGGCTTCCAGGCCCTCAGTATAGAGACCCAACCTGAACAACACTTTATAGCCACTATCATCGTTAAAC ACTACGTCACTGACATCTGGACTAGCGGCAACAAGATTAATAACAGGTTCTGGGTGTGGGCATCTGGTGTGGCTTCCACCTACACCAACTGGTCCCTTACTGGcag GCGCGGCGTGCCCCAGCCGGACAACACTGAGGGCAACGAGGACTGTCTGGCAGTtctcaacaaccactacaacgacGGCGTCTCTTGGCACGACTCTAGCTGCTACCGCTTCAGACGTGTTATATGCGAGGCGCCACAGTTCTACAAAGTGTAA